The Leptolyngbya sp. FACHB-261 genome segment GCATACCTTGCTGAAGCACAGGTGTTTGATACCACCTGTGCTGCTCCTCAAGCGCTCGAACATATTGCAAGCAAATGGGTGATTTTGATCATCTATGCACTCTCTCAAGGCACAAAGCGATATAGTCAACTACAACAGCAAATTAAGGGTGTCTCACCAAAAATGCTGATTCAAAATTTGCGAAAGCTGGAAGCTTGTGGGCTGGTTCATCGGGTCGTGCATCCAGTTGTGCCACCACAGGTAGATTACTCACTCACACCGCTTGGCCAAACACTTGTTGATCCATTAACAGTTCTCTGTGAATGGGCAATAAACCATGTTCACGAATTGAAACCCGGTCAAAAGAATCGAGAACGTAGGTCTTCTTGACAGAATAAAGTCTTTATGATGCCTTTGTAGCATAGATGCCGACGCTCAGTTTAGCCGATTTGGGTAGTGGTTGGCATTTGAAGCGGATCAGTTAGTATCTGAGCCCAAATTGTTTTGAGGCTATTGAGGAGACAAAGTTTTTAGATTATTGGAAAGCAATCCTAGAGTCATTGCTTTCCCACCAGCACTCTACGCTAAGACATTATTCAGTTTCGTTTTCCCAATCAGCCCGACATGGTTTACGGAAGCTTGGTGTGATAACTTCGCGTGAATAACAACCTCATCGTTGTTGGGTCGAGCAAGAGAAATGTTCACTGGGTTGCTCTAAGTGACATGGGCCGTTGGATCTCAAACGTCCTCATGAGGTTCAATACGATCAGCGTCATGACACTAACTGCTCAGGGACGAGACGCTCTGAGCTTGGCTGAGCGAGCACGGCTGAGGCACAACGAGCTTACGTCCTAGACAAAGAACTCAGACAGAGCCAGGTAATGGACTGAAATAGATTAAGCGGGAGTCTAACGTTGCTGTTGAGCAGCTACAAGTAGCTTCTGCATCTGTAGTAATACTTGATTCAGTCCGCTTCAACAGCAACGTTAGGCGGCATCTTAATTACAGGCGTAGCGTAGAATAATACAATCGCTTGCGCTAGCGAAAGGAAAAAGGTGGCAGCAAGTAATCCGAGTGAGACGGGTAGGCGGAAGGACTCGTCGCCATGCAGAAGGAAATACGAGTGAATACTAACTGCAATTACTCCTCCAGCCACGAGCAGCCAAGAAAAAACAATACCAGCGGTACGACCTTGAGTTAAACATCGCTGACCGAAAAGGATCAGCATGACCAGTGGAATGTTAAGTAGCAAGTTTAGTTGAATTCCCCCCGGCATCCCAAACAAATTCCACTCATGCCAATATGCAGCGTCGATTTGGTGCGTAATAAGGATGGTTGCATTCACAAGATAGAGCCAAGAAAGCATAGGCTTGGCTACCACTGTCTCTTTAATCAACATACCGTTTTGTAGAAGAAAGCAGATCTGATCTGAATCTATATCAAATACTTACCATTAGCAATTACTTCATAGGTAATGTAGCCCAGGACCAAGCTCACCGGACACAGTTGACCTCCGCAACTCGCCAATCTCCCTGACAGTTCCGGTGCAGCGACTTGTTAGCTGGCTGGTGCTACTCGTTAAAACTAATTTAACCCAGTTTATCCAAAGCAAAAAATAGGGATGATGTACAATCAGAATCAATCAACTTAGTAGAAATGATTCAATATCATCCAATCTGGGACAGTATCCATCACCCATATCAACTTCAAGTGTAGGAATGGGTAAAAGCGGCGGATCGTATTTCCTAACGGTATTTCGATTCCTTCTTGAGCAGCACGTACTCCCCAGTCCCCATGAAATTTGAGCCGATTTGGAGCAGATAAGCTGCGTTGAACAAAACGTGCTCTCGCTAAATGCGGGTCAACCGTGCAAACGATTATCTTGATTTGTGATGATCGGGAGAGCCATTCCAACAGTGATACCCAGAGATGATGTTGAAATGCCGCTTCAGCGATCAGCGTGATTTGCTTTGTTAGCAGAAAGTCTAAAACTTCAAAAAATATGCTGTAAATACCGGCATTGCTGAATAAGGGTATGAAGCTAGGCTAGAACAGGCAGCTCCCGAAACTTGAGATAGTGCAGTAGCAATCGAATAGAGTGTGCCAGTATTTCTACGGTCTTGGAATAACACAAAGTCTTGCGATGCAAACGAGCCAGGTAGTGCCGCAGTCGTGTGTTTTCATTTTCAACCAGAGGCATGTATGTCTTGCTGACAATTTGGTCACCTGGTGGAATGAAGCAAGGATAGACCTTCCAACCATCTGTGACATAAAAATAACAGTGCCAGGGTTCGACCAGATCCCACAACGTCTTGAAGGTCTTGCCGCTACGGTCACCTAAAACCCAGCCCAGAATCCCTTGCTTGAAATGGTCTACGACTGTCCAGAGCCAGATTTTGTTTTTTTCGAGCCAACAAACGTTTCCAGCTCATCGAGTTCACCGACCTGGGGACCTGTGTCTGGATCATAGACATCGGGCAAGCGAGTAGCCACTTGCTTAACCCAGTGAATGACTGTGGTATGGTCGACGCCTTTGCCCCGTTCAATCGCGCGAAAGCCGGAGCCACTGACGTACATCTTGAGGCATTCGGCTTTGACCTCATCGCTGTAACCACGGGTGCTTTTGTAAGCATCGATAAACTGGCGACCATAGGCAGCGCAGATGTGATTCTGCTTACCTTTCTTCTTGCCGTTCTTACGGATATGAGTATCGCCACACTCGGGACAGTGCATTGTCGTCTGACCTCAACTCATACCTCTATTCTGCAACGCCACTCCGCGCCAGTTTTTGTCGATGACCGATTCGGCTCAGCGTTGTCTGCCACTTGGTAGCTGACGCCTCGGGTTAAACAGAAGGTGCGGCCCTGCGAGATCGGTGTCCAATTCCCCTTTCAGGCAAAGCAAGATATACCCCTTCACACACCAGTGGTTTACAACATAGCCTGCCGTATACTCAACCATTCAGACCTGGAGCCTACCAAAGTGGCGTGTATGCCAATACGCATTTCCGGTTTCGCCAGGATGCTCGGTACACTCAACGTCCTTCCAAGCGGTGCTACCGAACGGGATTTCAGCAATATCCATAGCACCTACCTTTCCGCAGGTGCACGAATGATGGCCTACAGTCGTGGTCGGAAACTGCACAAGGACGGTGGGACTCTACCACGAGCTGGCCGACCTCGATCTGGAGGTGGAGGCGTGTCTGATTGCGAGCAGCGGAGCAGAGACAATTGCCTATCGTCAGCACCTGAGGACAGCCGGAGAGGAAACCGAGTTGCATCACGGCTAGCAGATCGGTACAGGCCTGATTGGGCTGTCGCTAGACGACCTGGTGCAGCGGACGGTTGTTAGTTGCTGGTGCTGAGTTCAGTCTCATTTGCCGCCGACTACAACCGTTGTGCCGCATTGGTGAGCGAAGAGCAGGGCGACTTAGCTTTCAGCGATCGCGAAGATAAATGCCTTATAAAAAGTTAACGTTAGGCTATGAGATCTATGTCAAAAGGCTGATTATTTTCAAGTACTGTTATGATTTCCGTATTGAACGAGGGTACAAGAGTCGAGATGCTAGACATTGACCCTGATCAGTTTGGTCTTGAGCAAAAACTGCTGGTTCTCGTCGTTGAAGATGATGAGGACAACCTGTTTCTAGCGACGCAAATCTTGAGCTATTTAGGCTGTGTTTGTGCAAGCACAAACAACGTTCAGATAGCCGTCGAACTCAGTCAACGTCTAAAACCAGCCCTAATCCTGTTAGATCTAAAATTGTCAGGTGAGGATGGACTCAAAGTAGTTCGTCAACTAAGACTAGACCCAAGCACTGCTGCAATTGCGGTGATAGCAGTGACAGCGCAGGTGATGCCTGGGCACAGAGAGCGAGCCATCGCAGCAGGCTGTGATGACTATCTCAGAAAGCCTTATATGCTTGAGGAACTTGAGGCAGTTGTTCGACAACACCTCAACCTAGCAAGTCCAGCTACCCAAATAAGCGCCGATGTTGAGAGCTTACCGTAGTTTGTGCTTAGGAGATTAGCAACTACTAGCAACAGCTTTTTCATGAGCCAAAAGATTGCAAATTTTCCCTTCTGCAAGGCAGAGTTTCTGTCACTTGTCAAAAGGATTGACAAGAGTACCACTTTCATCTACTCTTTGAGCTATAAAGGTCATGACTAATAAAGCGCCCCAATTCTAATTTAATTAGGGGCGTACTTATATTGCCAAATTTAAGCTTGTCTTTAAGAAGCAGACTTACCTAACTCTGTTTCTACCCAGACTTACCTTCACAAGGTTGGCTAGGAGAACTACCGTTTGAGCCATTTAATTGATCCAGTCTTTTTCTGAAGTCTTGTCGAAATGTCTGCAACTCTTGTCGGGTTTGCTGCAAGTCAGACCGCAGGCTCCCCAGTTCACTTCGCGTTTCCTGAAGCTCCTGTCGCATGCCTTGAAGCTCCTGCCTCACCTCACTGTATTCAGTTTGAGGTAGCTCTATGTCATAACGGCTGCCAAGGCCCTTTTGCTTGTGCGATGCCAGTTGCATGCCCCTTCCTCCAGTTGTTCTCACCCAGCTTCTTCTGAAGCTAAGCAATTGTAGCAATGCTGGTTAAATTAAACTTAGCACTTAAAACATCAACATAAGATAAGCAATATTTATGTGTAAGCCACCCTCCTCAAGGCAGAAACTCTGAAGCTATCAGTGACTCCAGACATTTCGTAAACCAGTTAAAAAACTTACAGTGACACAAAATTTTGAGTCAGTTCTTCAATCGTTTTCACTAGCTGATCAATAAAACGGACGTTTTGCCCTCGACTAAATCTGGGTCCTACAATATAGGGGCTACTCATTAACTCCTCCACGCTAGGCTTGGCTCAGTAGATAGACGAACCTACAGTAGGTCAATCCAACAATCTCAGTTTGAGTGATGAATCTACTTCTTGCAGTTTTAGCGGGAATTGAATTTTGTTTTCCCCATCAGAAGTTGTACTTTCCTTGGGGATCGCGTGGAGCTGTGGGCATAGAATTTTGAAGCGAAGATCGCAATAAACAACACAACGCCTACTGAGGATTTTGGCTTCAGTGCGAGCATACTTTTGCCCGAGGTATTTTACCTAAAGTTTTGAGACCCATCGCCAATTAGCCTCATGATTGTATTGATTATCACAACTCAAGCTCTTTCACCCTAGAAGTAGGAAGGAGAAATTCAAATTTCTCGAATTTATGTAATGTTGTAGCGTTAGAAACACAATCTTTTTACACACCCAAACGCTCTCTCTCTCTTTCTAGGAGTGTTGCATCATGGCCATTGGGATAGAGTACTTCCGGTCGCAGGCTTAGCGTGATCATGGGATGGTAATCGTGGATGAATGGAATAATGATAAGTACCTAGATGACCTGCTAGCGAGGCAAGCGGAAACTCTAAAACGCATTAGGGACCTACTTGAGCAGATGCGCCAATTGTTAGCGCCCATCTTAGAACTGGCATATCAAGAGTTTGAGCAACAAGAACTTGAGCAACATTCAGACGACTCTGAGCTTAGGATGTGTCATTGCTGTGCTCCCAAAAAGCTATGGTCTGAATCAGAGGATGACGACACCTGAGGTTCTGTTGGCTGCTCCTTTAACTTCACTGGCCCTTTGATATGTTGTTTGTAAAAGTTCAACATAAGAGATGTGGTCAGCAGACCATTTTAGATTTCCAGCTAAACCAGAGATCATTGTGTCGGCGAACGTTGCACAAATAGTCAAGGTATTGGAGTATATCTGTCTCTCCTGAGTAAAAAGGCGAATCAGTCCAGGATAAGAAGCCGTTTCTGTGTTTTAACTAGTCATATTGCTTAAGATTAAGACTTCATCTTTACTGGTGCGGCCCAACTCACAAGGTTGGGTTTTTCTTTGGCTAGGGTCGAGAGCTAGAGAAATATAAATATATTCCCCTAGGTGGTTGCTACCGATCTCCACTAAGTCAAAAATCCTATGACGACTGATATGGGAAGAAGTGACTTGGAAAATTGGGTGAACCCACTCCCGTTGGGGAAGTACATAGAGGTTCCTATCACGGTCTACTTCTATACCAGTAGATGGACTCCGGTACTGAAGCTCTCGCTAGCCGAAGGAATTGAGTTGAGCAACCACGCTTTAAAGGAAGGATTCGAAATTCTTGTTTTCCCTCACAAGTTGGATCCCAATAGCTGGTAAAAAGAACTAGCACACAAACAGCACACTTTATCAATCATTCCTGCCTCTGTCTGGTAACGTACAGTGTACGCTCGCGTACTTTGCCATAATTGGAGTAGTTAAATTCGCACATTTAAATCAAACTTGCAATTTACGCTTCAGAAAATTCATCTTTTGACATCGAAACCAGGCTCCATGGCCTTCTATTGATGTTGTCAGTTGTCTTTTCCAGGTCAACTGCATCTAAAAGAAAGGTTTATTTTCATGGTTATAACGACGGAGCCTTATAAGCTTAGTACCCAAAATAGTCTTCAAAACCAGATTCTCTCTGTCCTGCCGAGGGAGGAGTACGAGCGGCTTGCACCTCACTTGCAACTCGTCTCGCTCACCCAAGGTGAGTTTCTCTATGCACCTGGCGAGCCAATCGAATATGTCTATTTTCCGAACCAGGGCGTTATCTCGCTGGTCCTGACCCTAGAAGACGGCTCAATGGGCGAGGTTGGTTTGATTGGGCAAGAGGGAATGGTGGGTCTAGCAGTCATCTGGGGAAACCTGCCTCCTACCAGTCAAGCTCAGGTACAGTTGCCTGGGGACGCCTTCAGTCTGAAGGCGTCAGTAATCAAGACAGAATTCAGTCGCGGCGGGGCTTTACAGGATCTGCTGCTGCGCTACACCAAAGCGCTGTTTGCCCAGGTTTCGCAGTCAGCCGTTTGCAACGCTAAACACACGATCGAAGAGCGGCTGGCTCGTTGGTTGCTGATGAGCCAAGACCGGGTTCAATCCGATGAGTTTCCGCTCACGCAAGAATTCATCTCGCACATGCTGGGAGTGCGCCGCGCTGGGGTGACGGTGGCGGCGGGTGACCTGCAACGGGCAGGGCTAATTCGCTACAGCCGAGGCAAGATCGCAATCCGGGATCGTGAGAGCTTAGAGGCCACTGCCTGCGAGTGCTACCAAGTTGTCAAAACAGAATTTGAGCATTTGTTTGATGACTAGGGAAGCGGACAGCCCGATCTAGGTGCAAGGCGTCGTCTAGAAGACCATTGGGATCTAAACAGGTCTCTCATACCAATTCTCCAAAACTGAACGATAGATGATATAGGACTTGCAGTGGGTTCAGCCATACTTGACCAGTTGCGCCAGCAGTTAAGAGAACAACTGAAAGCACTGACGCCTGAGGTGGTCGCATCTATTACAGGACATCAGTCCATTTTGAATGCTCTATCTATTGCCAGGATCTAGAGAATTGGTATTACACCGGTTCTCAATAAAAAGCTTCCCACGATAGCTAAGGGAGCTGACGGGTCTTTCGAAATGGCTTACTCCAGGGTTCCCATTTGCAGCAAGAAAGACTCTGCTTGCGGGTGCTCCGCTGCACTCGCAGCCTGGACTCGACCTGAATGCCTTGCACCAATTCCCAACAAAAAGCTCCCACAATGCCTTGGAGAGCTGGTCGTTCTTGCGCAATGGCTTACTCTAGCGTTCCTTCTTACAACAAGAAAGCCCCTGCCGAGAGGTGGGGGCTCAGATGTCTGAGAAAATCGTCAAAGTCGTGGGGCAGCGCGGCGCTGGCGATTACCTATTGATGCTTATGCTCTCTGAATCAGACCCGTGTAGTAATTGTTGTCCTCAGGGCTAGTTGAGGCGGTCAGCATGTGGTCCCAGACTTGGGTCGGAATCGCAGCAGTTTCGAAGTGATCCCGAACCTTCTCGGGGATGCCTGCTTGAGCAGCAGAGGCTAAACCGAGGGTGAAGACGGTGGCTAGAGCAGCGTTGCGAAGGGTGGTTTTCATTTCCTTTACCTCAGACTGTTTGGACTCGAACTCTCAATGTCTTTAATGTAGGCCCTAATTGTTTGAGTATTAACAGTCAGATACAAGCTTTTGTCCAAGCCCTGACCAAGGCTCGAAAAGCAAGACCGGCAAGGGACAGGTTTACACTTCCCAACTGCCCTCTCAAGCAGCAGGCGCAAAGTTCTCAATCGAACCGATATAGGTCTCATCTAGAGGCTTGTGGCTTTGGCGCAATTACTACTATCAAAGCCGTAGGCAGCATCCTGGCTGCATACAGGCTACTTTCGGCTGACTCTCGAAGGGTATAGGAGGCCGGGAATACCCGGTAGAGGATGGGAGGACAGTTCGTTTCGCCTCCTAGCAGACTCTTGATCACATGCCGTAGCAGCGCTGTTCTCCGCGTTGACGGCGTAACCGGCTTGCTGAAGAATCTGCTCGCAGCAGAGCCGTCTTCGGCAGGTTTAGACCCTGGTTCAGTGCAAAATGCAAAAAACTGGCAGCCTACTTTGTCAGCTACCGGCTCCCCGAAAGAGGGGCGACCCATATTCAGTTGTGCAATCGGTATCGGACTCATCAATTTTGAGTCTCAGGCAAAAGGTACAAAGAGATTGCCCTGAATAGGAGTCCTATCAAGTTCCAGTTGACCTGCATTCTCTGCTCCTTCAACGGCGGCGAGTAAGACCGTCGGATGCAATGCAGGCTGTCCCAGAGTGGAGCGCAATCTAACAGCGAAACGAGACATATTCTCAGGGGTCACACTGTACCCCTGCCAAGCCAGCCGCTGCTCCCACTCAGAGCGAACCCAAAACAGGGCGGCAACAATCTCCTCAGTCTTATTGAGCGCTTGGAACAGGAGAGAAAGCGTGCCAGGGGCCTCCGCCCAGTACCTGAGTTCCAGAGGCCAGTCAGGCAGGTCGTTGATATAGTCGCTTAGGCTTTCCAGGTCATAGTTGTCGTCGTCGTTGTATTCGTCGCACTCAACTGGCTCAGCCACGAGGAACTGGTCCCGGAGCAAATCTTGGAGGTATTCCCGCTCGGTGGCCACCTCGTGTAGTTGAACCCCCAAGGCACGAGCGAGATAGCGGGCGAGATTATCAACAGCTTCTGCCAGGTCGTCGTCACCAGAACACTCATAGCGGTTGAACTCTTGCTTGAGGCTGTCAGTCGAGAGCACAACGATGTCATTGAGGAGAACCATGACCAGGCATTCACCCTCCTCAAAGTCCTTGATTTCAAGGGAGATGAGTGAAGAGAGGGCAAAAGTCTCAGGGAGGGCTGGATCCAGGTTCGCGTACTTTGCGGCCAGGTTGCCCATCACCCTCACATAGTCCTCAGGAGGACCCATCTGCAACTGGAGGTGATGGGCAACAGCTTCCACATTTGCGTCTGTGAGGGCATAGCCTCTCCAGGGCAGCTGGCCTTGAATCTCTGCTTTGGTCCAAACCAGGCTCTCGAGAAGCTCTGTCTCCTGATCCAGACGGGGCATTAGGAGGTTCGTAAATTGATCGCGGAGTGTTAGGTCCGGTTCGCTAGGACCGACATGGACAGAACTCCAGTCATTCAGCCGACTCGCCAAACTCAGCAGATAGTCAGGCTGAAACTCCTCATCGAACAGAGAGTCTCTATATTCCTTTAGCTTCTCCTCCTGCCATTGGGGCAGCAGATATTCCCGTTCGGCGCGATTGTGCTCCCTTGTTTGACGGCGCTCCTCTCGTTCCGCCTGCTCCTCTTCAGTGAGTTCCTCGTCGTCATCTTCGTCCTCAACAAGGCCGTCGTCATCGTCCTCCTCGTCCTCAGCAAGCTCTGGGTAGTCGTCGTCAAAGTCCAGGCTGTAGTAGTCCTTGATCAAGTCGAGAGTTTCTATATGAGCGGTTCTAAGGGGGATATTAAGCGCCCCTGCAACTTCACGGGCGAAGCTATCCAGAGCATCTGCTGGATCATTCATGAAGTAGAAACAATCAGAGCTAATTACGCTCCAACCAATGCTAAGGACGCTCCCGTTATATTCTGTCTCTACATAAATAACTTCGTCTATAGGATGCATAGTACATCAATTTTTATATTAATGAACGCTAGCTTATCACTAACAGAAAATTATGTAAGCACAAAAAACAGCCCTAAATGGGCTGCTGCTGGCTTAGCGTTTTTTGTTGCCACGGCCACGGTGTTTGTGTTTATTTTTTTTGTTTTTCTGAGCTTTCTCTTTAAGCTGAGCTTGTTCGACCCAAGGATCCAAAGCTTCAACCTCAGAGCCTGCTTCAGCAAACACCTCAGCGTCTTCTGAGATGTAGGGCTTAGATTGAAATTGCTGGAAAACACAGGAGAGCTTGTATTGGTCAAGCAGAACACTAATCGCTTGATGCTCGCTCGGCAGCAGATATAAAAGGCCGGAACCTTCAGGGAGCACGAACTCTCTGTTAATCGCCCAGTCCTGAGACTCAGAACTGTAGGTCACGCTCCCGATAACTTCACCGCTCCACAGAACCGTGGACTGGCTAGCAGTAACCTTACGATAACCTAGCTCGGGATATTGAGTTGCTAGACTGCCCATTGGCGAGTGATCTAGGGCCTGAGCTTTAAGTCTGGGGGAGGCGGGTTGTGCCTCAGTGGATTGAATCGGTTGCTGTTGGGGCTCCGCAATCAGGAGCGCTGGGGCTGAAACAGTAGAAGTAGAGTTGTTGTCACTCCTACTCATTGCTGCCCAGAACGCCGCGATGATCGCAGAGTCTACAACAAGAATGAATAAGAAAAGCATAAACTCTACTATGTTTGTTTATATGTGAATCAGCTATAGGTTTATTGACTGTTAGCTTCTGTTACCAGGCGGACAAGGTCTGCGCCGTTTTAGCAGCGGGCAAGGCAAGTTGGGGAATTACAGAAATCGGCTGCCAGGCATCACTTGCGATTGCTTGATTCATCAGGTTCTCATCGCGCTGGCGCTTGCGTCCTTGCCGGTCCTTCCCTTGGGGATGCTCACGCCATTGCCGAATCAGTTTCTCAACGGCATGGCGGAGCAGGATATAAGGCTCAGCCCCACGACTCCAATAGTTCCAGCCCTGTGTTCCCTTGGCGATGATCTGCCAGCCGCCTTCATTGGCCGCTTGGATCCAGCCAAGTTCTACATCGGGTTGGCCTTCTATTCTCTGAGCCAGACCATACATACCGCTCTCGTAAGGTGTGAGTGCAAACCCCTGCGGCAGGTCAGACTCAGCAAACTCTTGAGCTTCCTCGGTGACATCAGCGAGCTGAGCGTCAGTAGGGTCGGTCTGGTTCTCAGCCTCAGCTCCGTTATAGGGAGCAACGGGGAGAGGCACACGGGCAGTATCAGCACTACCAGAATCAGGAGCACTATTGTTGTTCCGTCTACCTAACAATAGAGATAACAACAGTAAATCAATAAAGATTACAA includes the following:
- a CDS encoding helix-turn-helix domain-containing protein, with translation MNNQTNKQARAYLAEAQVFDTTCAAPQALEHIASKWVILIIYALSQGTKRYSQLQQQIKGVSPKMLIQNLRKLEACGLVHRVVHPVVPPQVDYSLTPLGQTLVDPLTVLCEWAINHVHELKPGQKNRERRSS
- a CDS encoding DUF6713 family protein, with protein sequence MLIKETVVAKPMLSWLYLVNATILITHQIDAAYWHEWNLFGMPGGIQLNLLLNIPLVMLILFGQRCLTQGRTAGIVFSWLLVAGGVIAVSIHSYFLLHGDESFRLPVSLGLLAATFFLSLAQAIVLFYATPVIKMPPNVAVEAD
- a CDS encoding IS1 family transposase (programmed frameshift); the protein is MHCPECGDTHIRKNGKKKGKQNHICAAYGRQFIDAYKSTRGYSDEVKAECLKMYVSGSGFRAIERGKGVDHTTVIHWVKQVATRLPDVYDPDTGPQVGELDELETFVGSKKNKIWLWTVVDHFKQGILGWVLGDRSGKTFKTLWDLVEPWHCYFYVTDGWKVYPCFIPPGDQIVSKTYMPLVENENTRLRHYLARLHRKTLCYSKTVEILAHSIRLLLHYLKFRELPVLA
- a CDS encoding Crp/Fnr family transcriptional regulator; amino-acid sequence: MVITTEPYKLSTQNSLQNQILSVLPREEYERLAPHLQLVSLTQGEFLYAPGEPIEYVYFPNQGVISLVLTLEDGSMGEVGLIGQEGMVGLAVIWGNLPPTSQAQVQLPGDAFSLKASVIKTEFSRGGALQDLLLRYTKALFAQVSQSAVCNAKHTIEERLARWLLMSQDRVQSDEFPLTQEFISHMLGVRRAGVTVAAGDLQRAGLIRYSRGKIAIRDRESLEATACECYQVVKTEFEHLFDD
- a CDS encoding response regulator is translated as MISVLNEGTRVEMLDIDPDQFGLEQKLLVLVVEDDEDNLFLATQILSYLGCVCASTNNVQIAVELSQRLKPALILLDLKLSGEDGLKVVRQLRLDPSTAAIAVIAVTAQVMPGHRERAIAAGCDDYLRKPYMLEELEAVVRQHLNLASPATQISADVESLP